A portion of the Phyllobacterium zundukense genome contains these proteins:
- a CDS encoding glycoside hydrolase family 26 protein has translation MKRLFKLSAALLCGAFVSGGVYAASGVSGASVDSRNPFHDKRPVITAEAVTPGAYDPHGDFSNDSNSKIEHLFLPWEDVDLATLSAADAYAQARGRSILITIEPWSWARDWRVSPDDLLNGILAGRYDSNMSAVCSAAAKLKSPVTIRWAQEMEDNDGQFTWAFWKPEGYVKAYRHVNDVCRKQFPSAKYMWSPKGEAGLEAYYPGDEYVDIIGLSVFGYQPYDKLEVGHDTTFVERTKPGYDRVARFGKPIAIAELGYEGTDDYVRDWAAEANKPHTEFPAMTAVVYFNDREVYEWPRNVGRPDWRVANHPLD, from the coding sequence ATGAAACGTCTCTTTAAACTAAGCGCAGCTTTGCTTTGCGGCGCATTCGTTTCCGGTGGTGTATATGCTGCCAGTGGTGTGTCAGGAGCGAGCGTTGACAGCCGCAACCCGTTTCACGACAAGCGGCCAGTCATAACGGCTGAAGCCGTAACGCCTGGTGCCTACGATCCGCACGGGGACTTTTCCAACGATTCCAATTCCAAGATCGAACATCTGTTTTTGCCTTGGGAGGACGTAGATCTGGCGACCCTTAGTGCCGCGGATGCATATGCGCAGGCACGCGGGCGCTCCATCTTGATCACTATTGAACCGTGGTCATGGGCGCGTGACTGGCGCGTCAGCCCGGATGACCTGCTCAACGGTATTCTAGCCGGACGGTACGATTCCAACATGTCGGCGGTCTGCTCTGCGGCAGCAAAGCTGAAAAGCCCTGTCACCATCCGCTGGGCGCAGGAAATGGAAGATAATGACGGGCAGTTCACCTGGGCTTTCTGGAAGCCAGAAGGCTATGTGAAGGCCTATAGACATGTAAATGATGTATGCCGCAAGCAATTTCCTTCGGCCAAATATATGTGGTCGCCGAAGGGAGAGGCAGGCCTGGAAGCCTATTATCCGGGGGATGAATATGTCGACATCATCGGTCTGTCCGTCTTTGGCTATCAACCCTATGACAAGCTGGAGGTCGGTCACGACACGACGTTTGTTGAGCGGACGAAACCCGGATACGATCGTGTGGCACGCTTTGGCAAACCAATCGCCATTGCGGAGCTTGGCTATGAAGGCACCGACGACTATGTTCGCGACTGGGCTGCAGAAGCAAACAAGCCACATACTGAGTTCCCTGCCATGACCGCGGTTGTCTACTTCAACGATCGTGAAGTCTATGAGTGGCCGAGGAATGTCGGCAGACCTGATTGGCGCGTCGCCAACCATCCGCTGGACTGA
- a CDS encoding DUF995 domain-containing protein, protein MYSIHSTIVSTMLSVFLLAGNASAASRPQTDDATAKLAAAAPPMNAMALEKLYAGRTWKWKTGGGFFSADRYQFAAWTREGAAWSYGEGRWYATNGGKLCLQALWSNRMGGSGAVTCFLHREKDGVIYQKPSLGGSWYVFRHNPAQKDDEALKLVKGDRVSKEVSRLKDIRR, encoded by the coding sequence ATGTATTCGATCCATTCAACTATCGTAAGTACGATGCTCTCCGTATTCTTGCTGGCAGGCAATGCCAGCGCCGCATCCAGGCCACAAACGGACGACGCAACGGCCAAGCTTGCCGCCGCGGCGCCGCCGATGAATGCCATGGCACTGGAAAAGCTCTATGCCGGCCGTACATGGAAATGGAAAACTGGTGGTGGATTTTTTTCCGCTGACCGGTACCAGTTTGCCGCGTGGACGCGCGAAGGGGCGGCTTGGTCCTACGGCGAGGGGCGCTGGTATGCGACTAATGGCGGAAAGCTCTGCTTGCAGGCTCTGTGGTCAAACAGGATGGGAGGAAGCGGCGCGGTGACATGTTTCCTGCACCGCGAAAAGGACGGCGTGATTTATCAAAAGCCAAGCTTGGGCGGCAGCTGGTATGTGTTCCGGCATAATCCCGCCCAGAAGGATGATGAAGCGCTCAAGCTTGTCAAAGGCGATCGGGTGAGCAAGGAAGTGTCTCGTCTCAAGGACATTCGTCGATAA
- a CDS encoding IS481 family transposase: protein MNIHKNARLTRYGRERIVSQVEGGQTPQAVAEAAGVCPRTVRKWVDRYRREGLSGLEDRSSRPHRLRRPTPEAIVGTIERLRRQRWTGKQIAAEVGVSPATVSRVLRRLGLNKLSALDPEPVRRYEREHPGELIHLDIKKLGRIGSVGHRITGRQTGVVNRHLGIGWEFVHVCIDDASRVAFVQVMPDERKESAVAFLEAAVAYYAKLGICIERVMTDNGSCYRSKAFRTACKRLGLRQVFTRPYTPKTNGKAERFIQTSLREWAYARAYNNSQERTEELPHWLHRYNWHRPHGSLGSKPPISRLGLDRDNLLRFHS from the coding sequence ATGAACATCCACAAGAATGCCCGTCTTACGCGGTATGGTCGAGAGCGAATTGTGAGCCAGGTCGAGGGCGGGCAGACGCCGCAGGCCGTTGCCGAAGCCGCAGGCGTGTGCCCGCGGACGGTGCGCAAATGGGTCGATCGGTATCGCCGCGAGGGCTTGAGCGGACTGGAGGATCGTTCGTCGCGACCACATCGCTTGCGCCGGCCGACCCCTGAAGCCATTGTCGGGACGATTGAGCGGTTACGCCGCCAGCGTTGGACAGGCAAGCAGATCGCTGCCGAGGTCGGCGTCTCGCCGGCAACTGTCAGCCGTGTTCTGCGCCGGTTGGGCCTCAACAAACTGAGCGCCCTGGATCCCGAACCCGTGCGCCGCTATGAACGGGAACATCCGGGCGAACTCATTCATCTCGACATTAAGAAGCTTGGCCGTATTGGCTCGGTGGGACACCGCATCACCGGACGGCAAACGGGCGTTGTCAACCGCCATCTGGGCATCGGCTGGGAGTTCGTCCACGTCTGCATTGATGACGCTTCGCGGGTCGCTTTTGTGCAGGTCATGCCAGATGAGCGCAAAGAGAGCGCCGTTGCCTTCCTGGAGGCTGCCGTCGCCTACTATGCGAAGCTGGGTATCTGTATCGAGCGCGTGATGACCGACAACGGGTCATGCTACCGGTCAAAGGCTTTCCGCACAGCCTGCAAACGTCTGGGCTTGCGTCAAGTCTTCACAAGACCATACACGCCTAAGACCAATGGTAAGGCCGAACGCTTCATTCAGACGAGCCTACGCGAATGGGCTTACGCTCGTGCTTACAACAACTCTCAAGAACGCACGGAGGAGCTGCCGCACTGGCTTCATCGCTACAATTGGCACAGGCCGCACGGCAGTTTAGGATCAAAACCACCTATCAGCCGTCTCGGCCTGGATCGGGACAACCTGTTGAGGTTCCACAGCTAG
- a CDS encoding UDP-glucose dehydrogenase family protein produces MKIAVIGTGYVGLVSGTCFAAWGHEVVCVDKNAQKIDGLERGIVPIYEPGLDELVERNSAAGRLSFTCNLAEALAGASVVFIAVGTPPRAGHGDADLSFVYMAARELAPLIDDGAVVVVKSTVPVGTGDVVQKIIGAARQTGTFSVASNPEFLREGVAISDFLEPDRVVIGVEDERGRKVLMELYGAPLEARRTPIVVTQRRTSELIKYAANAFLATKITFINELADLCEQVGSNVSELALGMGLDKRIGTSFLNAGPGYGGSCFPKDTMALLRTAQDYGVAVRIVEETVTANEARKRRMALKVVDALDGDVEGRTIAVLGLTFKPDTDDMRDAPSVPLIETLQRFGATIRAHDPVGMDNASRILSDVEFFDDAYECARNADAVVVITEWDSIRKLDLARLKKTMRQAVLIDLRNAFEQGVAEEIGFRVSAIGRSTTARYDTSTFAALPHTAEQVHQGRKPQDAHFEMAGGSSGNL; encoded by the coding sequence ATGAAGATCGCAGTCATAGGAACCGGCTACGTTGGGTTGGTCAGTGGGACTTGTTTCGCCGCCTGGGGCCATGAGGTTGTATGCGTCGACAAGAACGCCCAGAAAATAGACGGCCTCGAACGCGGCATCGTGCCGATTTACGAGCCCGGTCTGGATGAATTGGTGGAGCGCAATTCTGCGGCGGGCCGTTTGAGCTTTACGTGCAATTTGGCCGAAGCGCTGGCGGGGGCATCGGTCGTGTTCATCGCGGTTGGCACGCCGCCGCGCGCCGGTCACGGGGATGCTGATCTGTCGTTCGTTTATATGGCCGCGCGGGAACTGGCGCCGCTGATTGACGACGGTGCGGTTGTGGTCGTGAAGTCCACCGTTCCGGTGGGCACAGGCGATGTCGTGCAGAAGATCATTGGAGCGGCACGCCAAACCGGCACTTTCTCGGTTGCGTCCAACCCTGAATTCTTGCGAGAGGGCGTCGCTATCAGCGATTTTCTGGAGCCCGATCGCGTCGTGATCGGTGTCGAGGATGAGCGCGGGCGCAAGGTTCTCATGGAACTCTACGGTGCGCCTCTCGAAGCGCGCAGGACACCCATCGTGGTCACCCAGCGCCGGACTTCGGAACTGATCAAATATGCCGCCAATGCGTTTCTGGCGACAAAGATCACCTTCATCAATGAACTGGCTGATCTTTGCGAGCAGGTTGGCAGCAATGTCAGTGAGCTGGCGCTGGGAATGGGTCTCGATAAACGTATCGGAACAAGTTTCCTCAATGCCGGTCCGGGTTACGGTGGCTCGTGTTTCCCGAAGGATACGATGGCGCTTTTGCGCACAGCCCAGGACTACGGCGTGGCGGTGCGCATTGTAGAAGAAACCGTGACTGCCAATGAAGCGCGCAAGCGCCGCATGGCTTTGAAAGTCGTGGACGCTCTGGACGGTGATGTGGAAGGCCGGACGATCGCCGTTCTGGGTCTCACTTTCAAACCCGATACAGACGACATGCGTGATGCGCCGTCCGTTCCACTCATTGAAACCCTGCAGCGTTTCGGCGCCACTATCCGAGCCCATGACCCGGTGGGTATGGACAATGCCAGCCGCATCCTCTCGGATGTCGAGTTTTTTGACGATGCCTACGAATGCGCGCGCAACGCCGATGCCGTTGTTGTCATCACGGAATGGGACAGCATTCGCAAGCTCGACCTTGCGCGCCTGAAGAAGACTATGCGCCAGGCGGTGTTGATCGATCTGAGAAATGCCTTTGAACAGGGCGTTGCGGAAGAAATCGGCTTTCGTGTATCGGCTATCGGCCGATCAACGACGGCTCGGTATGACACGAGTACCTTCGCCGCGCTGCCTCATACGGCCGAACAAGTCCATCAAGGAAGAAAGCCGCAGGACGCTCATTTCGAGATGGCGGGAGGTTCCAGTGGCAATCTCTAA
- a CDS encoding DUF995 domain-containing protein: protein MITTVAWAVACIAAPALAAPSQAPEQPAGTRPMTAFELYRLYKNKSWQWDNGAGQMLDAGRQFSAWADGEKGKSWAEGRWVVAEKGLLCLNATWHSQQGAFPAKTCFSHRIGNGTIYQRREPDGNWYVFRHAQARNDDEAHKLVATDLVSQQRDSIKTAISAAKLSEQ from the coding sequence ATGATAACGACCGTCGCCTGGGCTGTAGCCTGCATTGCCGCACCGGCGCTTGCGGCGCCGTCGCAAGCTCCTGAACAGCCGGCGGGAACTCGCCCCATGACGGCCTTCGAACTCTACAGACTCTATAAGAACAAGAGCTGGCAGTGGGACAACGGAGCCGGGCAGATGCTAGATGCAGGACGCCAATTCAGTGCCTGGGCCGATGGCGAGAAGGGCAAATCCTGGGCGGAAGGACGCTGGGTCGTCGCCGAAAAAGGTCTGTTGTGTCTCAATGCGACATGGCATTCGCAACAGGGCGCGTTTCCGGCAAAGACCTGTTTCTCGCATCGTATCGGCAATGGAACGATTTATCAAAGACGTGAGCCCGATGGTAATTGGTATGTGTTTCGCCACGCCCAAGCCCGCAACGACGACGAGGCCCACAAACTGGTTGCTACAGATCTTGTTTCCCAACAACGCGACAGCATCAAAACCGCCATCAGCGCGGCCAAGCTGTCTGAACAATAA
- a CDS encoding carotenoid oxygenase family protein, whose amino-acid sequence MPGLNCQYGLGFTTLEREVDRLSLQVQGLLPGWLTGRLLRTGPAKFEVGHQVYRHWFDGLAMLHAFDFGDSMVRYSNRFIRSRAYCEAMEKGRVARGEFMTDPCRTLFGRVMAIFRPKPTDNANVNVSVLDDEIVALTETPMPIVFDPHTLETRGRLQFSSAIRGHVSTAHPHGDGKREYSYVIDMGRRSTYRLFINEKGEQRVLAELPSDRPSYMHSFGMSEHYLVLTEFPLRVNPLRLALSGHPFITNYRWRPELGTLFTVIDKASGAIIAQAKAAPCFCFHHVNAYEADGALLVDILAYPDARIVDDLRLDHLRAGAKIDPTSTLTRYRIPLDSHSSGAVEVEPEPLCDMRIELPRIDYSRRAGRSYHCVWGTGQTRLDNFLDTITKIELSQTAPATVTTWTEPGCFPGEPVFVARPEGIAEDDGVLLSVVLDANAGTSFLLVLNAATLAEIARASVPHHIPFGFHGNYFASSFS is encoded by the coding sequence ATGCCTGGATTGAATTGTCAATATGGGCTGGGCTTCACAACACTCGAACGTGAAGTTGACCGGCTTTCGTTGCAAGTACAGGGCCTGTTGCCGGGGTGGCTGACGGGCCGACTGCTTCGAACAGGGCCTGCAAAATTCGAGGTTGGGCACCAGGTCTATAGGCACTGGTTCGACGGGCTCGCCATGCTCCACGCCTTCGATTTCGGCGACAGCATGGTCCGCTATTCAAACCGCTTCATCCGCTCACGGGCCTATTGCGAGGCCATGGAGAAGGGCCGCGTCGCGCGTGGCGAATTCATGACCGATCCGTGCCGCACACTCTTCGGTCGTGTGATGGCGATTTTCCGCCCGAAGCCAACCGACAACGCGAATGTCAACGTTTCCGTGCTGGACGACGAGATCGTCGCGCTGACCGAAACACCGATGCCGATCGTCTTCGATCCGCATACGCTCGAAACGCGCGGCAGATTGCAATTCAGCTCCGCCATCAGGGGGCATGTCTCGACCGCGCATCCGCACGGCGACGGAAAGCGCGAATACTCCTATGTCATCGATATGGGCCGTCGCAGCACCTATCGCCTTTTCATCAATGAAAAGGGAGAGCAACGCGTCCTAGCCGAACTGCCCAGCGATCGTCCCAGTTACATGCATTCATTCGGCATGTCGGAACATTATCTTGTACTGACAGAGTTTCCGCTGCGGGTGAACCCGCTCAGGCTCGCCCTATCGGGCCACCCCTTCATCACGAACTATCGCTGGCGACCAGAGCTCGGCACGCTGTTCACGGTGATCGACAAGGCCAGCGGCGCCATCATCGCCCAGGCAAAGGCGGCGCCCTGTTTCTGCTTCCATCACGTCAACGCATATGAGGCGGATGGAGCGCTGCTGGTGGACATTCTCGCCTATCCCGACGCAAGGATCGTCGATGATCTGCGCCTCGACCATCTGCGCGCCGGAGCGAAAATCGATCCGACCTCGACCTTGACGCGATACCGGATTCCGCTCGACAGTCACAGTTCAGGAGCTGTTGAGGTTGAGCCGGAGCCACTCTGCGACATGCGGATCGAGTTGCCGCGCATCGACTATTCCCGCCGCGCTGGCAGATCGTATCATTGCGTATGGGGAACAGGTCAAACCAGATTGGACAACTTCCTCGACACTATCACTAAGATTGAGCTTTCGCAGACCGCGCCGGCGACCGTGACGACCTGGACAGAGCCAGGCTGCTTTCCCGGGGAGCCTGTCTTCGTGGCACGGCCGGAGGGCATAGCAGAGGACGATGGCGTGCTCTTGTCCGTTGTGCTCGATGCCAACGCTGGGACATCATTCCTGCTTGTGCTCAACGCCGCGACACTTGCCGAAATCGCCAGGGCGTCCGTGCCACATCACATTCCCTTTGGGTTTCATGGCAACTACTTTGCGAGCAGCTTTTCCTAG
- a CDS encoding type II toxin-antitoxin system Phd/YefM family antitoxin has product MGKQAELTKSKKSANKAAGGRWKLEDAKARFSEVVRHARQDGPQRVTVRGHDAVVVMSVEEFDRLAPEKPRAPFVAFMESLHLDGLDLEREMDRGRDVEL; this is encoded by the coding sequence ATGGGCAAGCAAGCAGAACTGACCAAGAGCAAAAAATCCGCCAATAAAGCGGCGGGCGGACGCTGGAAGCTCGAGGACGCCAAGGCCCGGTTCAGCGAGGTGGTCCGGCATGCCCGCCAGGACGGACCTCAGCGCGTGACCGTGCGTGGCCATGATGCCGTCGTCGTCATGAGCGTAGAGGAATTCGACAGGCTTGCACCGGAAAAGCCACGTGCGCCGTTTGTCGCGTTCATGGAAAGCCTGCATCTCGACGGGCTTGACCTGGAACGCGAGATGGATCGCGGCCGGGACGTCGAGCTTTGA
- a CDS encoding GGDEF domain-containing protein produces the protein MGTSSQLFAFPPGHGPNAVVSAFLYTLSVLVLSDGLLRRSGKRLPLLGHLARLVSVVVSVAYFYYIDRQLLMRIYILNFGLGLILSATAWKLRHLRLGRASERFLFWILLAFAVHFFPRTVLTVGSNAPAAQGFGFSPFWLALQFSLAILGVALALALLAVTIGDTIEVLRRERATDPLTGLLNRRGFDECVISHLRTPNMRPVSLVVADIDHFKNINDAFGHQVGDKVLSGFGRLLLDMLGQAGICGRLGGEEFVVLMPNCGGSVARAFAERLRHEMRDNSFDGLPAAQRVTVSLGVAEARSRESVAELIARADAALYAAKRAGRDCVKYTN, from the coding sequence TTGGGAACGTCATCCCAACTTTTTGCGTTTCCGCCGGGCCATGGCCCCAATGCCGTTGTATCGGCGTTTCTCTATACATTGAGTGTATTGGTGCTGAGTGATGGCCTGCTCCGGCGCTCGGGAAAGCGGCTTCCTTTACTTGGGCATCTTGCCAGGCTTGTGTCCGTGGTTGTCAGCGTCGCCTACTTTTACTACATCGACCGCCAGCTCTTGATGCGCATTTACATTCTGAATTTTGGGCTAGGGCTGATCCTCTCAGCCACGGCTTGGAAGTTGCGTCACCTTCGGTTAGGAAGAGCGTCGGAACGGTTTCTCTTCTGGATACTGCTGGCGTTTGCAGTTCATTTCTTCCCCCGAACGGTCCTTACCGTTGGTTCGAATGCCCCCGCCGCTCAAGGTTTTGGTTTCAGCCCCTTCTGGTTGGCCCTGCAATTCTCATTGGCCATACTGGGAGTAGCGCTGGCCTTGGCCCTGCTCGCTGTTACCATTGGCGATACGATTGAGGTGCTGCGGCGGGAAAGGGCAACGGATCCTCTTACCGGATTATTGAATCGGCGCGGCTTTGACGAGTGCGTTATTTCCCATCTTCGAACCCCCAATATGAGGCCGGTCAGCCTAGTCGTTGCCGACATCGATCACTTCAAGAACATCAACGATGCCTTCGGTCATCAGGTGGGTGACAAAGTACTGTCAGGGTTCGGCCGCCTGCTTCTCGACATGCTCGGCCAAGCCGGTATTTGTGGTCGTCTGGGCGGCGAGGAATTTGTCGTTTTGATGCCCAATTGCGGTGGTTCGGTAGCCCGCGCTTTTGCTGAGCGGCTTCGGCACGAAATGCGCGACAATTCGTTCGATGGACTGCCTGCGGCACAGAGGGTAACGGTAAGCCTCGGCGTGGCCGAGGCGCGCTCGCGCGAAAGCGTCGCTGAGTTGATCGCGCGAGCAGATGCAGCCCTCTATGCTGCTAAACGTGCCGGGAGGGACTGCGTTAAATATACTAATTGA